A region of Massilia sp. WG5 DNA encodes the following proteins:
- a CDS encoding peptidylprolyl isomerase has translation MQAVPKKMVGALVLGMTAMLAAGAKELPPKPGVGEVLKGSKPGDWRPLDAENTLYVELPQGRVVIELAPRFAPNHVRNIKALAREHYYDGLAIVRSQDNFVVQWGDPHEDDEQARQVKSAQKTLPGEFTVPLSNDKQFVRMRDIDGFAPQVGHSGGFPAARDPKAGQTWLTHCYGMVGVARGNESDSGGGTSLYVVTGQAPRQLDRNITVVGRVVAGMPLLSTLPRGPAPMGFYEQPGMQVPIAAVKVAADVPEAERVHLEVLRTESPLYQAVLDAQRNRGGPWNKYSPNYLDLCNAQIPVREQKL, from the coding sequence ATGCAGGCTGTACCGAAAAAGATGGTGGGCGCCCTGGTGCTGGGCATGACGGCGATGCTGGCGGCCGGCGCGAAGGAATTGCCGCCGAAACCCGGCGTCGGCGAGGTGCTGAAGGGCTCGAAGCCGGGCGACTGGCGTCCGCTCGACGCCGAGAACACGCTCTACGTGGAGCTGCCGCAGGGACGCGTGGTCATCGAACTGGCGCCCCGCTTTGCGCCGAACCACGTCAGGAACATCAAGGCCCTGGCGCGCGAGCACTACTACGATGGTTTGGCAATCGTCCGCTCGCAGGACAACTTCGTGGTCCAGTGGGGCGACCCGCACGAAGACGACGAGCAGGCGCGCCAGGTGAAGAGCGCGCAAAAGACCCTGCCGGGCGAGTTCACGGTGCCTTTATCGAATGACAAGCAGTTCGTGCGCATGCGCGACATCGACGGCTTCGCGCCCCAGGTCGGGCACTCCGGCGGCTTCCCGGCCGCGCGCGACCCGAAGGCCGGCCAGACCTGGCTGACGCACTGCTACGGCATGGTCGGCGTGGCCCGCGGCAACGAGTCCGACAGCGGCGGCGGCACCAGCCTGTACGTCGTCACCGGCCAGGCGCCGCGCCAGCTCGACCGCAACATCACCGTGGTCGGCCGCGTCGTGGCCGGCATGCCGCTGCTGTCGACCCTGCCGCGCGGCCCGGCGCCGATGGGCTTCTACGAGCAGCCGGGAATGCAGGTGCCGATTGCCGCCGTGAAGGTCGCGGCCGACGTCCCGGAAGCCGAGCGTGTGCATCTGGAAGTGCTGCGCACCGAAAGCCCCCTCTACCAGGCCGTCCTCGACGCCCAGCGCAATCGCGGCGGGCCATGGAACAAATACTCGCCGAACTACCTGGACCTGTGTAACGCACAAATTCCCGTGCGCGAGCAGAAGCTTTGA
- the mutL gene encoding DNA mismatch repair endonuclease MutL, protein MNAPAPIHRPIQQLPDQLISQIAAGEVVERPSAVVKELLENALDAGATQVTIRLEEGGVKRIAITDNGKGIPPEELPLALARHATSKIASLTDLENVNTLGFRGEALASIASVAAVSITSRTADAPHAWEIVGSHQGTVSPSSGAFGTTIDVQDLYFNTPARRKFLKSEQTEYGHCAEVVRRIALARPDVSFSLTHNGRTIDHWNVSEAAKRSAQILGNDFAEARLQLDEAAGPLRLHGYVGLPTASKARADGQFFYVNGRFVRDKLLVHAVKAAYEDVLHGDRFPSYVLALELDPAMVDVNVHPSKIEVRFRDSRAVHQFVFHAVQRALAQTSATAHGNAPAPVSAAEITPSGGSLGNSAGASWGGGFGRDSGNGGTPAWRRPHEQTSFGSQLAPASPYASSFPAGSRWDAASSGGGVAQRTENYGALFSAPKSGDAADGKPAPSGFEMPLPGAPQPAHDDDFPLGFALAQLHGIYILAQNRKGLVLVDMHAAHERILYEQLKNALDAQAGGEQMQVQQMLIPVTFFADAVEVGTAEENRETLQSLGFDIAAVSPTTLAVRAVPVLLKNADAQTLARDVLRDVREYGGSRVLIERRNELLGTLACHTAVRANRILSPQEMNALLRQMEATERADQCNHGRPTWVQLEIAALDKLFLRGQ, encoded by the coding sequence ATGAACGCCCCGGCCCCCATCCACCGCCCCATCCAGCAGCTCCCTGACCAGCTCATCTCGCAGATCGCCGCCGGCGAAGTCGTCGAGCGGCCCTCGGCCGTGGTCAAGGAGCTATTGGAAAACGCGCTCGACGCCGGCGCCACCCAGGTCACGATCCGCCTCGAGGAAGGCGGGGTCAAGCGCATCGCCATCACCGACAACGGCAAGGGTATCCCGCCGGAAGAGCTGCCGCTCGCGCTGGCCCGCCATGCGACCTCGAAGATCGCCTCGCTGACCGACCTCGAAAACGTCAATACGCTGGGCTTCCGCGGCGAGGCGCTGGCCTCGATCGCTTCGGTGGCGGCCGTTTCAATCACCTCGCGCACGGCGGACGCGCCGCACGCCTGGGAGATCGTCGGCTCGCATCAGGGCACCGTCTCGCCCTCCTCCGGCGCCTTCGGCACCACGATCGACGTGCAGGACCTGTACTTCAACACGCCGGCACGCCGCAAGTTCCTGAAATCCGAGCAGACCGAATACGGCCACTGCGCCGAGGTCGTGCGCCGCATCGCGCTGGCGCGTCCGGACGTCTCGTTCAGCCTGACCCACAACGGCCGCACCATCGACCATTGGAACGTCAGCGAAGCGGCCAAGCGCAGCGCCCAGATCCTCGGCAACGACTTCGCCGAGGCGCGCCTGCAGCTCGACGAAGCTGCCGGCCCGCTGCGCCTGCACGGCTACGTCGGCCTGCCGACCGCCTCGAAGGCGCGCGCCGACGGCCAGTTCTTCTACGTGAACGGCCGCTTCGTGCGCGACAAGCTGCTGGTGCACGCAGTAAAGGCCGCCTACGAGGACGTGCTGCACGGCGACCGCTTCCCCAGCTACGTGCTGGCGCTCGAACTGGACCCGGCGATGGTCGACGTCAACGTGCACCCGTCGAAGATCGAGGTGCGCTTCCGCGACAGCCGCGCGGTCCACCAGTTCGTGTTCCACGCGGTGCAGCGCGCGCTGGCCCAGACCTCCGCCACGGCCCACGGCAACGCGCCGGCCCCGGTCAGCGCGGCCGAGATCACGCCGTCGGGCGGCTCATTGGGCAACTCAGCGGGCGCCTCCTGGGGCGGCGGCTTCGGACGGGACTCCGGCAACGGCGGCACGCCCGCATGGCGCCGTCCGCACGAGCAGACCTCGTTCGGCTCGCAGCTGGCGCCGGCATCCCCCTACGCCTCGTCCTTCCCGGCCGGCAGCCGCTGGGATGCGGCGTCTTCCGGCGGCGGGGTTGCGCAGCGCACCGAGAACTATGGCGCCCTGTTCTCCGCGCCGAAGTCCGGCGATGCCGCGGACGGCAAGCCGGCGCCGTCGGGCTTCGAGATGCCGCTCCCGGGCGCGCCCCAACCGGCCCACGACGACGACTTCCCGCTCGGCTTCGCCCTGGCCCAGCTGCACGGCATCTACATCCTGGCGCAGAACCGCAAGGGCCTGGTGCTGGTCGACATGCACGCGGCCCATGAGCGCATCCTGTACGAGCAGTTGAAGAACGCGCTCGACGCCCAGGCCGGCGGCGAGCAGATGCAGGTGCAGCAGATGCTGATCCCGGTGACCTTCTTCGCCGACGCCGTCGAAGTCGGCACCGCCGAGGAAAACCGCGAGACCCTGCAGTCGCTCGGCTTCGACATCGCCGCCGTCTCGCCGACCACGCTGGCGGTGCGCGCCGTGCCGGTCCTGCTGAAGAACGCCGATGCCCAGACCCTGGCGCGCGACGTGCTGCGCGACGTGCGCGAATACGGCGGCTCGCGCGTGCTGATCGAGCGCCGCAACGAGCTGCTCGGCACCCTCGCCTGCCACACGGCGGTGCGCGCCAACCGCATCCTGTCGCCGCAGGAGATGAACGCCCTGCTGCGCCAGATGGAAGCGACCGAGCGCGCCGACCAGTGCAACCACGGCCGCCCGACCTGGGTGCAGCTCGAAATCGCCGCGCTCGATAAACTCTTCCTGCGCGGGCAGTAA
- a CDS encoding putative signal transducing protein, with protein sequence MTHVSSTLLAGTPDEALLPGRDLFEVARYLIPMEASLVQGCLAASGIPAVLADAHLMQTDLLLAPALGGVRILVPEDYLLQAQAVLEAFQRGEFALGEDADVGE encoded by the coding sequence ATGACACACGTATCGAGCACCCTGCTGGCCGGCACGCCGGATGAAGCCTTGCTGCCCGGGCGCGACCTGTTCGAAGTCGCCCGCTACCTGATTCCGATGGAAGCCAGCCTGGTGCAGGGCTGCCTGGCCGCCTCCGGCATCCCGGCGGTGCTGGCCGACGCCCACCTGATGCAGACCGACCTGCTGCTCGCGCCGGCCCTCGGCGGCGTGCGCATCCTCGTGCCCGAGGATTACCTGCTGCAGGCCCAGGCGGTGCTGGAAGCCTTCCAGCGCGGCGAGTTCGCGCTGGGAGAGGATGCCGACGTCGGGGAGTGA
- a CDS encoding mandelate racemase/muconate lactonizing enzyme family protein — MKIVEIREQTLPISSPIRNAYIDFSKMTLSLVAVITDVIRDGKPVVGYGFNSNGRYGQGKLMRERFIPRILEADPASLVNDKGDNLDPHKIWDCMFTNEKPGGHGERSVAIGTIDMAVWDAVAKIEGVPLFQLLADRYGNGQPDRKVFVYAAGGYYHPGQDHEALKNEMRSYIDRGYTVVKKKIGGASLDEDLRRIDSILSVLQDGQKLAVDANGRFDLDTAIKYAKALSQYDLFWYEEAGDPLDFELQATLRNYYDKPMATGENLFSMQDARNLIRYGGMRPDRDWLQFDCALSYGLVEYLRTLDMLHQHGWSRKRCIPHGGHQMSLNIAAGLGLGGNESYPDLFQPFGGFPDGVKVDNGYLTMPDLPGIGFEGKADLYREMQKLSA; from the coding sequence ATGAAAATCGTCGAGATCCGCGAACAGACCCTCCCCATCAGCTCTCCCATCCGCAACGCCTACATCGACTTCAGCAAGATGACGCTGAGCCTGGTGGCGGTGATCACCGACGTGATCCGCGACGGTAAGCCGGTGGTCGGCTATGGCTTCAATTCGAACGGCCGCTATGGCCAGGGCAAGCTGATGCGCGAGCGCTTCATCCCGCGCATCCTGGAAGCCGACCCGGCCTCGCTGGTCAACGACAAGGGCGACAACCTCGATCCGCACAAGATCTGGGACTGCATGTTCACCAACGAGAAGCCGGGCGGCCACGGCGAGCGCTCGGTGGCGATCGGCACCATCGACATGGCGGTGTGGGACGCGGTCGCCAAGATCGAAGGCGTGCCGCTGTTCCAGCTGCTGGCCGACCGCTACGGCAACGGCCAGCCGGACCGCAAGGTATTCGTGTACGCGGCCGGTGGCTACTACCATCCGGGCCAGGATCATGAAGCGCTGAAGAACGAGATGCGCAGCTACATCGACCGCGGCTACACGGTGGTCAAGAAGAAGATCGGCGGCGCTTCGCTGGACGAAGACCTGCGCCGCATCGATTCCATCCTGTCGGTGCTGCAGGACGGCCAGAAGCTGGCGGTGGACGCCAACGGCCGCTTCGACCTCGACACCGCGATCAAGTACGCGAAAGCGCTGTCGCAGTACGACCTGTTCTGGTACGAGGAAGCCGGCGACCCGCTCGACTTCGAACTGCAGGCGACCCTGCGCAACTACTACGACAAGCCGATGGCGACCGGCGAGAACCTGTTCTCGATGCAGGACGCGCGCAACCTGATCCGCTACGGCGGCATGCGCCCGGACCGCGACTGGCTGCAGTTCGACTGCGCCCTGTCCTATGGCCTGGTGGAGTACCTGCGCACCCTCGACATGCTGCACCAGCACGGCTGGTCGCGTAAGCGCTGCATCCCGCACGGCGGCCACCAGATGTCGCTGAACATCGCGGCCGGCCTGGGCCTGGGCGGCAACGAGTCCTACCCGGACCTGTTCCAGCCTTTCGGCGGCTTCCCGGACGGCGTGAAGGTCGACAACGGCTACCTCACCATGCCGGACCTGCCGGGCATCGGCTTCGAGGGCAAGGCCGACCTGTATCGCGAGATGCAGAAGCTCTCGGCCTGA
- a CDS encoding LysR substrate-binding domain-containing protein, translating to MIPDHSADMEFFTLVARHGSLAAAARALDLTPPAATKRLAQLEARLGVRLVNRTTRRISLTSEGETYLAHAGRILAAIREMEDAVSSGRAAPKGLLRVNATLGFGRTTIAPIVSGFAKRYPQVEVQMEVTDRPVDLVESGYDLAIRFGTLPDKRLNARRVMSNRRFLCASPLYLQQHGVPATLADLAAHRCIVHRQNDEAHGVWRFYAGEGDEHSEVVKVHGALSSNDGDIVLGWALDGHGILVRSEWDLARYVESGRLKIVLPQYRLPSADLFVYYLNRRNQAARTRAFIDFLVEHFRQPVEAS from the coding sequence ATGATCCCCGACCATAGCGCCGACATGGAATTCTTTACGCTGGTGGCGCGCCACGGCAGCCTGGCAGCGGCCGCGCGCGCGCTCGACCTGACCCCGCCGGCGGCGACCAAGCGCCTGGCCCAGCTGGAGGCGCGGCTCGGCGTGCGGCTGGTGAACCGCACCACGCGCCGCATCAGCCTGACCAGCGAAGGCGAGACCTACCTGGCGCACGCGGGCCGGATCCTGGCCGCGATCCGCGAAATGGAAGACGCCGTGTCGAGCGGCCGCGCGGCGCCCAAGGGCCTGCTGCGCGTGAACGCGACCCTGGGCTTCGGCCGCACCACGATCGCGCCCATCGTCTCCGGATTCGCGAAGCGCTACCCGCAGGTCGAGGTGCAGATGGAAGTGACCGATCGCCCGGTCGACCTGGTGGAGAGCGGCTACGACCTGGCGATCCGCTTCGGCACGCTGCCGGACAAGCGCCTGAACGCGCGCCGCGTGATGAGCAACCGGCGCTTCCTGTGCGCCTCGCCTTTGTATCTGCAGCAGCATGGCGTACCGGCCACGCTTGCGGACCTGGCCGCGCACCGCTGCATCGTGCATCGCCAGAACGACGAGGCGCACGGCGTCTGGCGCTTTTATGCGGGCGAAGGGGACGAGCACAGCGAGGTGGTGAAAGTGCATGGCGCGCTGTCGAGCAACGACGGCGACATCGTGCTGGGCTGGGCGCTGGATGGGCACGGCATCCTGGTGCGCTCGGAGTGGGACCTGGCGCGCTACGTCGAAAGCGGACGGCTGAAGATCGTGCTGCCGCAGTACCGGCTGCCGTCGGCGGACCTGTTCGTGTACTACCTGAACCGGCGGAACCAGGCGGCGCGGACCAGGGCGTTCATTGATTTCCTGGTCGAGCATTTCCGCCAGCCGGTGGAGGCAAGCTAG
- a CDS encoding VTT domain-containing protein, translated as MDLMQLFGMLLHVDKTLGSLLAQYGVYIYAVLFAIVFCETGLVVLFFFPGDTLLFIAGAFCATGEMSYPLLMLLLITAAVTGNTLNYYIGGAIGHRVFTHDYRWLNKDALKRTHDFFEKHGGKTIILARFVPVVRTFAPFVAGVSEMTHTRFQMFNITGAVLWVAGLVTAGYFFGNMPVVRDHLTAIVLVGVGAAIVPLALGGIYKFGRRMLSR; from the coding sequence ATGGATCTGATGCAACTCTTCGGCATGCTCCTGCATGTCGATAAGACGCTGGGCAGCCTGCTGGCCCAGTACGGTGTGTATATCTACGCGGTCCTGTTTGCGATCGTGTTCTGCGAGACCGGTCTCGTGGTGCTGTTTTTCTTCCCCGGCGACACCCTGCTGTTCATCGCCGGCGCCTTCTGCGCCACCGGCGAGATGAGTTATCCGCTGCTGATGCTGCTGCTGATTACGGCCGCCGTCACCGGCAATACCCTGAACTATTACATCGGCGGCGCCATCGGCCACCGCGTGTTCACCCACGATTACCGCTGGCTGAACAAGGACGCCCTGAAGCGCACCCACGACTTCTTCGAAAAGCACGGCGGCAAGACCATCATCCTGGCGCGCTTCGTGCCGGTGGTGCGTACCTTCGCGCCGTTCGTGGCCGGCGTCTCGGAGATGACGCACACGCGCTTCCAGATGTTCAACATCACCGGCGCCGTGCTGTGGGTCGCCGGCCTCGTGACCGCCGGTTACTTCTTCGGCAACATGCCGGTGGTGCGTGACCACCTGACCGCCATCGTGCTGGTCGGCGTCGGCGCGGCGATCGTGCCGCTGGCCCTGGGCGGCATCTACAAATTCGGTCGCCGCATGCTCAGCCGCTGA
- a CDS encoding carbonic anhydrase, with protein sequence MRNLIALFACSCVVLSASANDPAPAAAAKLAASISRPASASLPAAKEAPSASKEAPARKEAPPKKAAPAPAAAEDKEQEAEVALSAKIAERLAELRERQQARAAASARVKKAAEAKRRDEEKAAAAAAILAAAPKHGTVWSYEGETGPANWSKINVDWAKCGMGNRQSPIDLRDGIKVNLEQIGFDYHPSSFNEVNNGHTIQVTVGGGNFITVGNQTYELQQFHFHRPSEERINGKGTEMVMHLVHKSYDGKIAIVAVLLERGQPHGLMQTIWDNLPLEKNEVVSPSIVLDPSDALPEKREYFTYMGSLSEPPCTEGVLWLVFKQPRQASPAQMALFSRLYPLNARPVQSTAGRMIKESN encoded by the coding sequence ATGCGTAACCTGATCGCCCTGTTCGCTTGCAGCTGCGTCGTCCTGAGCGCGAGCGCGAACGATCCTGCTCCCGCCGCGGCAGCCAAACTCGCGGCTTCGATTTCCCGGCCCGCATCCGCCTCCCTGCCGGCCGCCAAGGAAGCGCCATCGGCCAGCAAGGAAGCGCCGGCCAGGAAGGAAGCGCCGCCCAAGAAGGCCGCGCCCGCGCCGGCTGCCGCGGAGGACAAGGAACAAGAGGCCGAAGTCGCCCTCTCGGCCAAGATCGCCGAGCGCCTGGCCGAGCTGCGCGAGCGCCAGCAGGCGCGCGCCGCCGCGTCCGCGCGCGTGAAGAAAGCCGCCGAGGCCAAGCGCCGCGATGAAGAGAAGGCAGCGGCCGCGGCCGCGATCCTGGCCGCCGCGCCCAAGCACGGCACCGTCTGGTCCTACGAGGGCGAAACCGGCCCCGCCAACTGGTCGAAGATCAATGTCGATTGGGCAAAATGCGGCATGGGCAACCGCCAGTCGCCAATCGACCTGCGCGACGGCATCAAGGTCAACCTGGAGCAGATCGGCTTCGACTACCACCCGTCCTCGTTCAACGAGGTGAACAACGGCCACACGATCCAGGTGACGGTTGGCGGCGGCAACTTCATCACGGTCGGCAACCAGACCTACGAGCTGCAGCAGTTCCACTTCCACCGCCCGTCGGAAGAGCGCATCAACGGCAAGGGCACCGAGATGGTCATGCACCTGGTGCACAAGAGCTATGACGGCAAGATCGCGATCGTCGCGGTGCTGCTCGAGCGCGGCCAGCCGCACGGCCTGATGCAGACCATCTGGGACAACCTGCCGCTCGAGAAGAACGAGGTGGTGTCGCCGTCGATCGTGCTCGACCCCAGCGATGCGCTGCCGGAAAAGCGCGAATACTTCACCTACATGGGCTCGCTGAGCGAACCGCCCTGCACCGAGGGCGTGCTGTGGCTGGTGTTCAAGCAGCCGCGCCAGGCGTCGCCGGCGCAGATGGCGCTGTTCTCGCGCCTGTATCCGCTGAATGCGCGGCCGGTGCAGTCGACGGCGGGGCGGATGATCAAGGAATCGAACTGA
- the miaA gene encoding tRNA (adenosine(37)-N6)-dimethylallyltransferase MiaA — translation MTQNHKSMAVAIMGPTASGKTAAALAIAREMPVEIISVDSALVYREMDIGTAKPTADELASVPHHLIDIIDPLESYSVMQFREDAIRLVAEIQARGRLPLLVGGTMMYFKGLVDGLDDLPTAAPAVRARIDEEAARIGWPGMHAKLRDLDPATADRLAPNDAQRINRALEIIELSGKPMSELLARREKTALPFELVSFALEPSDRAVLHKRIALRFDQMLGERDDEGIVLEVARLRARGDLHLGLPSMRCVGYRQSWEYLDGAYDRQQLRENGIVATRQLAKRQLTWLRSMPDRIAIDCLAPDATAQLLAMLDKHIRSA, via the coding sequence ATGACTCAGAATCACAAATCGATGGCGGTGGCCATCATGGGCCCGACCGCGTCCGGCAAGACCGCCGCCGCACTGGCGATCGCCAGGGAGATGCCGGTCGAGATCATCTCGGTCGACTCGGCCCTGGTCTACCGCGAGATGGACATCGGCACCGCCAAGCCGACCGCCGACGAACTGGCCAGCGTGCCGCATCACCTGATCGACATCATCGATCCGCTCGAGTCCTACTCCGTCATGCAGTTCCGCGAAGACGCGATCCGGCTGGTGGCCGAGATCCAGGCGCGCGGCAGGCTGCCGCTGCTGGTCGGCGGCACGATGATGTACTTCAAGGGCCTGGTCGACGGCCTCGACGACCTGCCGACCGCCGCCCCCGCTGTCCGCGCCCGCATCGACGAGGAAGCCGCGCGCATCGGCTGGCCCGGCATGCACGCGAAGCTGCGCGATCTCGATCCTGCGACCGCCGACCGGCTGGCGCCGAACGACGCCCAGCGCATCAACCGCGCGCTGGAGATCATCGAGCTGTCGGGCAAGCCGATGTCCGAGCTGCTGGCCAGGCGCGAGAAGACGGCCCTGCCCTTCGAGCTGGTGTCGTTCGCGCTGGAGCCGTCCGACCGCGCCGTGCTGCACAAGCGCATCGCGCTGCGCTTCGACCAGATGCTGGGCGAGCGTGACGACGAAGGTATCGTGCTTGAGGTGGCAAGGCTGCGCGCGCGCGGCGACCTGCATCTGGGCCTGCCCTCGATGCGCTGCGTCGGCTACCGGCAAAGCTGGGAATACCTCGACGGCGCCTACGACCGCCAGCAGCTGCGCGAGAACGGCATCGTCGCCACCCGCCAGCTGGCCAAGCGCCAGCTGACCTGGCTGCGTTCGATGCCGGATCGGATCGCGATCGACTGCCTGGCGCCGGATGCGACCGCACAACTTCTTGCCATGCTGGACAAGCACATTCGAAGCGCGTAA
- a CDS encoding DUF2004 domain-containing protein yields MSDHADEVTRREHAARQAIKNGFDMEDEESGVAMFVAFHLEELAPDYWQARTGTPRPDPSAVLDVLELHGHWGEDDEMEYFDFTLPGGVTDYVISVHFDAKGKVAEISMES; encoded by the coding sequence ATGAGCGACCATGCCGACGAGGTGACGCGCCGCGAGCACGCCGCGCGCCAGGCCATCAAGAACGGCTTCGACATGGAGGACGAGGAATCCGGCGTCGCCATGTTCGTCGCCTTCCACCTCGAAGAGCTCGCACCCGACTACTGGCAGGCGCGCACCGGCACGCCGCGCCCCGATCCGTCCGCGGTGCTCGACGTCCTCGAACTGCATGGCCATTGGGGCGAAGACGACGAGATGGAATACTTCGACTTCACCCTGCCCGGCGGCGTGACCGACTACGTCATCAGCGTGCACTTCGACGCCAAGGGCAAAGTCGCCGAGATCTCGATGGAGAGCTAG
- a CDS encoding DUF445 domain-containing protein yields MNNKQAELRQSKRLALSFLAGAGALFVISLFLPPNWWSGLLKAFAEAAMVGALADWFAVAALFRRIPIPFVSRHTEIIPANKHRIADNLAAFVHEKFLDTDSIVRLIQRHDPAQKVADWLVKPENTERLGHYLVKTAGWALDFIEDAAVQNFVRRAVHGMIQGVDLSRTAGTILESVTRDGRHQELLDEGIVQLAKLLANEETQAFIAQGIVDWLREEYAFMEKMLPSELIGRKGADLTVKLAAGILKRVSEDPAHPLRQRFDAFTADFIARLQADPAFQEKGEDIKRYLIGDDTLNGYLGALWSDLKAWIKADLDQEDSVLRRRLEATGAWVGRMLAEDPALRASLNENLELAARGAAPEFAGFLTSHIADTVKHWDSREMSEQVELNIGKDLQFIRINGTVVGGLIGVVLYLLSALPMLVR; encoded by the coding sequence ATGAACAACAAGCAAGCCGAATTGCGCCAGTCGAAGCGGCTGGCGCTGTCCTTCCTCGCCGGCGCCGGCGCGCTGTTCGTGATTTCCCTGTTTCTGCCGCCGAACTGGTGGAGCGGCCTGCTGAAAGCCTTCGCCGAGGCCGCGATGGTGGGCGCGCTGGCCGACTGGTTCGCGGTCGCCGCGCTGTTCCGGCGCATTCCGATTCCCTTCGTCTCGCGCCACACCGAGATCATCCCCGCCAACAAGCACCGCATCGCCGACAACCTGGCCGCCTTCGTGCACGAGAAATTCCTCGACACCGATTCGATCGTGCGCCTGATCCAGCGCCACGATCCGGCGCAGAAAGTGGCGGACTGGCTGGTCAAGCCGGAGAACACGGAACGCCTGGGCCACTACCTGGTGAAGACGGCCGGCTGGGCGCTCGACTTCATCGAGGACGCCGCCGTGCAGAACTTCGTGCGGCGCGCCGTGCACGGCATGATCCAGGGCGTCGACCTGTCCAGGACCGCCGGGACGATCCTGGAAAGCGTCACCCGCGACGGCCGCCACCAGGAGCTGCTGGACGAAGGCATCGTCCAGCTGGCGAAACTGCTCGCCAACGAGGAAACCCAGGCCTTCATCGCCCAGGGCATCGTCGACTGGCTGCGCGAGGAATACGCTTTCATGGAAAAGATGCTGCCCTCGGAGCTCATCGGCAGGAAAGGCGCGGACCTCACGGTCAAGCTGGCGGCCGGCATCCTGAAACGCGTCAGCGAGGATCCGGCGCATCCGCTGCGCCAGCGCTTCGACGCCTTCACCGCCGACTTCATCGCGCGCCTGCAGGCCGACCCGGCCTTCCAGGAAAAGGGCGAGGACATCAAGCGCTACCTGATCGGCGACGACACCCTGAACGGCTACCTCGGCGCGCTGTGGAGCGACCTGAAGGCCTGGATCAAGGCCGACCTCGACCAGGAAGATTCGGTGCTGCGGCGGCGCCTGGAAGCGACCGGCGCCTGGGTCGGGCGCATGCTGGCCGAGGATCCGGCCTTGCGCGCTTCCCTCAACGAGAACCTGGAACTGGCGGCGCGCGGCGCGGCGCCCGAGTTCGCGGGCTTCCTGACCAGCCACATCGCCGACACCGTCAAGCACTGGGACAGCCGCGAGATGTCGGAGCAGGTCGAGCTCAACATCGGCAAGGACCTGCAATTCATCCGCATCAATGGCACCGTGGTGGGCGGCCTGATCGGCGTGGTGCTGTATCTGCTGTCGGCATTGCCCATGCTGGTAAGATGA